A single region of the Salvia splendens isolate huo1 chromosome 18, SspV2, whole genome shotgun sequence genome encodes:
- the LOC121776294 gene encoding glycine-rich protein 2-like: MAEEKAMRSKGVVTKFNDQKGYGFIQPEEGGEDLFVHQTAIKSDGYRSLREGQEVEFTIILDGDKTKAADVTAPGGGPVDTTSRRGNNSNSRGGGFGYGDRRNDGNGYGYRSGGGGGGGGECFNCGEVGHMARDCSNGGVGGGVGGGSGGGCYSCGGIGHMARECPSGNRGGAGGGGGACFTCGEPGHMSRDCMRGGSGGGGRGGGGDCFNCGEPGHMARDCVRGGSGGGRGGGGYSRGGGGGGGGGFGRLSGGGGGGGNCFSCGESGHFARECKSAS; the protein is encoded by the coding sequence ATGGCGGAGGAGAAGGCTATGCGATCCAAGGGCGTCGTCACCAAATTCAACGATCAGAAGGGCTACGGATTCATCCAGCCGGAGGAAGGAGGCGAGGATCTGTTCGTCCACCAAACCGCCATCAAATCTGACGGCTACCGCTCCCTCCGCGAAGGCCAGGAGGTCGAGTTCACCATCATTCTAGATGGCGATAAGACCAAGGCTGCTGATGTCACCGCTCCAGGAGGAGGCCCCGTCGATACCACTTCTCGGAGGGGGAATAACAGCAACAGCCGCGGCGGAGGGTTCGGATACGGAGATCGGAGGAACGACGGCAACGGATATGGTTATCGGAgtggaggaggaggtggaggaggaggtgAGTGCTTTAACTGTGGCGAGGTTGGGCATATGGCTAGGGATTGCTCTAATGGAGGTGTAGGTGGAGGTGTAGGCGGTGGAAGCGGTGGAGGATGCTACAGCTGTGGAGGAATTGGGCATATGGCGAGGGAATGTCCTAGTGGCAATCGCGGCGGGGCTGGAGGTGGCGGTGGTGCTTGTTTCACCTGCGGGGAGCCAGGTCATATGTCGAGGGATTGTATGCGTGGCGGCAGCGGTGGCGGCGGCCGCGGAGGTGGTGGTGATTGTTTCAACTGCGGGGAACCAGGTCATATGGCGAGGGATTGTGTGCGTGGAGGCAGCGGTGGTGGACGCGGTGGAGGTGGCTACAGCCGTggaggtggcggcggcggcggtggtggtttTGGTAGGCTtagcggtggtggtggaggcggaggCAACTGTTTCAGCTGCGGTGAGTCTGGACACTTCGCAAGGGAATGCAAAAGTGCCTCGTGA
- the LOC121777148 gene encoding ferredoxin--NADP reductase, leaf-type isozyme, chloroplastic-like isoform X1 encodes MAAAVSAAVSLPSTKATSLSARTSIISPETINFNKASLHYRNVSSTGAKIAPIRAQVTTEAPAKAEKISKKQEEGVIVNKYRPKEPYVGRCLLNVRLTGDDAPGETWHMVFSTEGEVPYREGQSIGVIADGVDKNEKPHKLRLYSIASSALGDFGDSKTVSLCVKRLVYTNDQGEIVKGVCSNFLCDLKAGDEVKITGPVGKEMLLPKDPNATIIMLGTGTGIAPFRSFLWKMFFEEHEDYKFNGLAWLFLGVPTSSSLLYKEEFEKMKEKNPENFRLDFAVSREQTNAKGEKMYIQTRMAEYAEELWEMLKKDNTFVYMCGLKGMEKGIDEIMVSLAARDGINWIEYKRQLKKAEQWNVEVY; translated from the exons ATGGCTGCTGCTGTTAGCGCTGCAGTCTCTCTACCTTCCACCAAGGCCACCTCCCTTTCAGCTAGAACATCCATTATTTCTCCAGAAACCATCAATTTCAACAAG GCCTCCTTACACTACAGAAATGTGTCATCTACGGGTGCCAAGATTGCACCAATCAGAGCACAGGTAACCACAGAAGCTCCTGCTAAGGCTGAGAAGATTTCCAAGAAACAAGAAGAAGGGGTGATTGTCAACAAATATAGGCCAAAAGAGCCATATGTTGGAAGGTGCCTTCTTAATGTCAGACTaaccggggatgatgccccggGAGAGACTTGGCACATGGTCTTCAGCACTGAGG GGGAGGTGCCTTACAGAGAAGGGCAGTCGATTGGGGTGATCGCAGATGGCGTAGACAAGAACGAGAAGCCTCACAAGCTGAGGTTGTACTCGATTGCCAGCAGTGCCCTTGGGGACTTTGGAGACTCCAAGACT GTCTCTTTGTGTGTCAAAAGGCTTGTTTACACCAATGATCAAGGTGAAATTGTTAAAGGAGTTTGCTCGAACTTTTTGT GTGACTTGAAAGCTGGTGACGAAGTGAAGATTACTGGCCCTGTGGGGAAAGAAATGCTTTTGCCGAAAGACCCCAATGCTACCATCATAATG CTCGGAACTGGAACTGGGATTGCTCCTTTCCGCTCATTCTTGTGGAAAATGTTCTTCGAGGAGCACGAGGACTACAAG TTCAACGGCTTAGCATGGCTATTCTTGGGTGTTCCAACAAGCAGCTCCTTGCTCTACAAGGAG gaatttgagaaaatgaaggagaaaaacCCGGAGAACTTCCGGCTGGACTTTGCTGTGAGCAGAGAACAGACGAACGCCAAGGGGGAGAAGATGTACATCCAAACTCGGATGGCTGAGTATGCGGAGGAGCTGTGGGAGATGCTCAAGAAAGACAACACGTTCGTGTACATGTGCGGGCTCAAGGGAATGGAGAAGGGAATTGATGAAATTATGGTTTCCTTAGCTGCTAGAGACG GTATCAACTGGATAGAGTACAAGAGGCAGTTGAAGAAGGCAGAACAATGGAATGTGGAAGTTTATTAA
- the LOC121777148 gene encoding ferredoxin--NADP reductase, leaf-type isozyme, chloroplastic-like isoform X2, giving the protein MAAAVSAAVSLPSTKATSLSARTSIISPETINFNKASLHYRNVSSTGAKIAPIRAQVTTEAPAKAEKISKKQEEGVIVNKYRPKEPYVGRCLLNVRLTGDDAPGETWHMVFSTEGEVPYREGQSIGVIADGVDKNEKPHKLRLYSIASSALGDFGDSKTVSLCVKRLVYTNDQGEIVKGVCSNFLCDLKAGDEVKITGPVGKEMLLPKDPNATIIMLGTGTGIAPFRSFLWKMFFEEHEDYKFNGLAWLFLGVPTSSSLLYKEEFEKMKEKNPENFRLDFAVSREQTNAKGEKMYIQTRMAEYAEELWEMLKKDNTFVYMCGLKGMEKGIDEIMVSLAARDVFLL; this is encoded by the exons ATGGCTGCTGCTGTTAGCGCTGCAGTCTCTCTACCTTCCACCAAGGCCACCTCCCTTTCAGCTAGAACATCCATTATTTCTCCAGAAACCATCAATTTCAACAAG GCCTCCTTACACTACAGAAATGTGTCATCTACGGGTGCCAAGATTGCACCAATCAGAGCACAGGTAACCACAGAAGCTCCTGCTAAGGCTGAGAAGATTTCCAAGAAACAAGAAGAAGGGGTGATTGTCAACAAATATAGGCCAAAAGAGCCATATGTTGGAAGGTGCCTTCTTAATGTCAGACTaaccggggatgatgccccggGAGAGACTTGGCACATGGTCTTCAGCACTGAGG GGGAGGTGCCTTACAGAGAAGGGCAGTCGATTGGGGTGATCGCAGATGGCGTAGACAAGAACGAGAAGCCTCACAAGCTGAGGTTGTACTCGATTGCCAGCAGTGCCCTTGGGGACTTTGGAGACTCCAAGACT GTCTCTTTGTGTGTCAAAAGGCTTGTTTACACCAATGATCAAGGTGAAATTGTTAAAGGAGTTTGCTCGAACTTTTTGT GTGACTTGAAAGCTGGTGACGAAGTGAAGATTACTGGCCCTGTGGGGAAAGAAATGCTTTTGCCGAAAGACCCCAATGCTACCATCATAATG CTCGGAACTGGAACTGGGATTGCTCCTTTCCGCTCATTCTTGTGGAAAATGTTCTTCGAGGAGCACGAGGACTACAAG TTCAACGGCTTAGCATGGCTATTCTTGGGTGTTCCAACAAGCAGCTCCTTGCTCTACAAGGAG gaatttgagaaaatgaaggagaaaaacCCGGAGAACTTCCGGCTGGACTTTGCTGTGAGCAGAGAACAGACGAACGCCAAGGGGGAGAAGATGTACATCCAAACTCGGATGGCTGAGTATGCGGAGGAGCTGTGGGAGATGCTCAAGAAAGACAACACGTTCGTGTACATGTGCGGGCTCAAGGGAATGGAGAAGGGAATTGATGAAATTATGGTTTCCTTAGCTGCTAGAGACG TTTTTCTTCTTTGA
- the LOC121777149 gene encoding ferredoxin--NADP reductase, leaf isozyme, chloroplastic-like produces MAAAVSAAVSLSTSKSASLSARTSIISPERINFNKASLHYKNVSSKVAPIRAEVSTEAPPKKEKHSKKQEEGVVVNKFRPKEPYIGKCLLNTKITADDAPGETWHMLFSTEGEVPYREGQSIGIIPDGIDKNGKPHKLRLYSIASSALGDLGDSKTVSLCVKRLIYTNDQGEIVKGVCSNFLCDLTPGAEVKITGPVGKEMLLPKDPNATIIMLATGTGIAPFRSFLWKIFFEKHDDYKFSGLAWLFLGVPTSSSLLYKDEFTKMKSKSPDNFRVDYAISREETNAKGEKMYIQTRMAEYAEELWELLKKDNTYIYMCGLKGMEKGIDDIMGLLAARDGIDWVEYKRQLKRGEQWNVEVY; encoded by the exons ATGGCTGCTGCTGTAAGTGCTGCAGTCTCTCTTTCTACCTCCAAGTCTGCTTCTCTTTCAGCTAGAACATCCATTATTTCTCCAGAAAGGATCAATTTTAACAAG GCATCCTTGCACTACAAGAATGTGTCGTCTAAGGTTGCTCCGATAAGAGCTGAGGTGAGCACTGAGGCGCCTCCGAAGAAGGAGAAGCATTCCAAGAAACAGGAAGAAGGAGTAGTTGTCAACAAGTTCAGGCCTAAAGAGCCTTACATTGGCAAATGCCTCTTGAACACCAAGATCACCGCAGACGATGCCCCTGGTGAAACATGGCACATGCTCTTTAGCACTGAGG GAGAGGTGCCTTACAGAGAAGGCCAATCGATTGGAATAATCCCGGATGGCATTGACAAGAACGGGAAGCCTCACAAGCTGAGGTTGTACTCGATTGCAAGCAGCGCCCTCGGTGATCTAGGAGACTCCAAGACT GTCTCCTTGTGTGTTAAGAGGCTTATCTACACCAATGATCAAGGGGAAATAGTTAAAGGAGTTTGCTCAAACTTTTTGT GCGACTTGACACCCGGTGCTGAGGTGAAAATAACTGGACCTGTTGGGAAAGAGATGCTTCTGCCAAAAGACCCTAATGCTACCATCATTATG CTTGCTACAGGAACTGGGATTGCTCCTTTCCGCTCGTTTCTGTGGAAGATATTCTTCGAGAAGCACGATGACTACAAG TTCAGTGGCTTAGCGTGGCTGTTTCTGGGCGTTCCAACGAGCAGCTCGTTGCTGTACAAAGAT GAATTCACCAAAATGAAGAGTAAAAGCCCTGACAACTTCCGGGTGGACTATGCTATAAGCAGAGAAGAGACAAACGCGAAGGGGGAGAAGATGTACATCCAGACGCGGATGGCTGAGTACGCGGAGGAGCTGTGGGAGCTGCTCAAGAAGGACAACACCTACATATACATGTGCGGGCTCAAGGGCATGGAGAAGGGCATCGACGATATCATGGGCTTGTTAGCTGCTAGAGATG GGATCGACTGGGTAGAGTACAAGAGACAGTTGAAGAGAGGAGAGCAGTGGAATGTGGAAGTCTACTAG